Proteins from one Bombyx mori chromosome 25, ASM3026992v2 genomic window:
- the Or-37 gene encoding olfactory receptor 37 (The RefSeq protein has 1 frameshift compared to this genomic sequence) has translation MELGCSRHLKLPCSLHPIGISKHGNTLSELLIYFPAIPKITYAILAVLLTVYYYIYLCSITWFVFVRCPQTGDLAAASIVFSLGVSSEIGAIKLFIIAKLRDITGEYLQCEADMAPGRLRARVGRSLRTVRRRAFVYWLVLVVNAFAYDLMPAFLPGRHLSEDVFVIYGFEPMFESPNFEIASTLMGVSVVFICYTAGSISAFLIVIVGYSEATMLALSDEISCVWDDACASECQQPNDFIRARLGKIVAIHTKQIRLIREVEVVFRGALAGGFACVAFGLIAALLGGLENTFLQLPFCVIQISVDCFVGQRLRDANVAFETAVYNCKWEYFDKSNMKTVLLILQNSQKTMGLTAGGVAALDFTSLMTIFKSVYSGVHHSQTDD, from the exons ATGGAACTTGGATGCTCCCGACACCTTAAACTTCCATGTAGTCTGCATCCAATTGGAATTTCCAAACACGGGAACACCCTGTCGGAACTGCTGATTTATTTTCCAGCGATCCCTAAGATAACGTATGCGATATTGGCGGTGCTACTGACGGTCTACTATTACATCTACTTGTGCTCCATCACATGGTTCGTGTTCGTGCGATGTCCGCAGACCGGCGACCTGGCTGCTGCCTCCATCGTCTTCTCCCTCGGAGTGTCCAGCGAGATCGGTGCCATCAAACTCTTCATCAT AGCGAAGCTGCGTGACATAACGGGCGAGTACCTGCAGTGCGAGGCGGACATGGCGCCGGGCCGGCTGCGCGCGCGCGTGGGCCGCTCCCTGCGCACCGTCAGGAGACGGGCCTTCGTCTACTGGCTGGTGTTGGTAGTCAACGCGTTCGCCTATGACTTGATGCCCGCTTTCTTACCCGGAAGACATCTCTCTGAAGACGTCTTTGTTATTTACG GATTCGAGCCGATGTTTGAATCGCCAAACTTCGAAATAGCGTCAACCCTGATGGGCGTGTCGGTGGTGTTCATCTGTTACACGGCGGGGAGCATCAGCGCCTTCCTCATCGTCATCGTAGGCTACTCCGAGGCGACCATGCTGGCGCTCAGCGACGAAATCAGCTGCGTGTGGGACGACGCGTGTGCCTCCGAATGTCAACAGCCAAACGACTTTATCAGGGCACGTCTTGGAAAGATCGTCGCGATCCACACGAAGCAAATCCGTCTCATCCGTGAGGTCGAGGTCGTGTTCCGCGGCGCGCTTGCAGGCGGCTTCGCGTGCGTCGCGTTCGGTCTCATCGCGGCGCTGCTCGGGGGGCTCGAGAACACATTCTTGCAGTTGCCTTTCTGCGTCATTCAAATATCAGTGGACTGCTTCGTTGGACAGCGACTGCGGGACGCCAACGTCGCGTTCGAGACGGCCGTGTACAACTGCAAATGGGAATACTTCGACAAATCTAATATGAAGACGGTGCTGCTGATTCTGCAGAACTCCCAGAAGACGATGGGCTTGACGGCGGGAGGGGTGGCCGCGCTCGACTTCACCTCGCTCATGACCATATTCAAGTCTGTGTATTC CGTACACCACTCTCAGACCGATGATTAA